A stretch of the Strigops habroptila isolate Jane chromosome 15, bStrHab1.2.pri, whole genome shotgun sequence genome encodes the following:
- the RAB14 gene encoding ras-related protein Rab-14 isoform X2: MATAPYNYSYIFKYIIIVMADCPHTIGVEFGTRIIEVSGQKIKLQIWDTAGQERFRAVTRSYYRGAAGALMVYDITRRSTYNHLSSWLTDARNLTNPNTVIILIGNKADLEAQRDVTYEEAKQFAEENGLLFLEASAKTGENVEDAFLEAAKKIYQNIQDGSLDLNAAESGVQHKPSAPQGGRLTSEPQPQREGCGC; the protein is encoded by the exons ATGGCAACCGCACCTTACAACTATTCCTACATCTTTAAGTACATCATTATTG TTATGGCAGACTGTCCCCACACAATTGGTGTTGAATTTGGCACAAGAATAATTGAAGTTAGTGGCCAAAAAATTAAACTACAGATTTGGGATACAGCAGGACAAGAGAGATTCCGGGCTGTCACACGAAGCTACTACAGAGGAGCCGCGGGAGCTCTCATGGTCTACGACATCACCAG AAGAAGTACGTATAATCACTTAAGCAGCTGGCTGACAGATGCAAGGAACCTCACCAATCCAAATACT GTGATAATCCTCATAGGAAACAAAGCAGATCTGGAAGCACAGAGGGATGTCACATATGAAGAAGCCAAACaatttgctgaagaaaatg GTTTATTGTTCCTTGAAGCAAGTGCAAAAAC CGGAGAGAACGTCGAGGATGCCTTCCTGGAGGCTGCCAAGAAAATCTACCAGAACATCCAAGACGGAAGCCTGGATCTGAACGCTGCAGAATCGGGTGTACAGCACAAGCCATCGGCTCCGCAGGGCGGGCGGCTAACCAGTGAACCCCAGCCCCAGAGAGAAGGCTGCGGCTGCTAG
- the RAB14 gene encoding ras-related protein Rab-14 isoform X1: MATAPYNYSYIFKYIIIGDMGVGKSCLLHQFTEKKFMADCPHTIGVEFGTRIIEVSGQKIKLQIWDTAGQERFRAVTRSYYRGAAGALMVYDITRRSTYNHLSSWLTDARNLTNPNTVIILIGNKADLEAQRDVTYEEAKQFAEENGLLFLEASAKTGENVEDAFLEAAKKIYQNIQDGSLDLNAAESGVQHKPSAPQGGRLTSEPQPQREGCGC, encoded by the exons ATGGCAACCGCACCTTACAACTATTCCTACATCTTTAAGTACATCATTATTG GGGACATGGGTGTAGGAAAGTCCTGTTTGCTTCATcaatttacagaaaagaagt TTATGGCAGACTGTCCCCACACAATTGGTGTTGAATTTGGCACAAGAATAATTGAAGTTAGTGGCCAAAAAATTAAACTACAGATTTGGGATACAGCAGGACAAGAGAGATTCCGGGCTGTCACACGAAGCTACTACAGAGGAGCCGCGGGAGCTCTCATGGTCTACGACATCACCAG AAGAAGTACGTATAATCACTTAAGCAGCTGGCTGACAGATGCAAGGAACCTCACCAATCCAAATACT GTGATAATCCTCATAGGAAACAAAGCAGATCTGGAAGCACAGAGGGATGTCACATATGAAGAAGCCAAACaatttgctgaagaaaatg GTTTATTGTTCCTTGAAGCAAGTGCAAAAAC CGGAGAGAACGTCGAGGATGCCTTCCTGGAGGCTGCCAAGAAAATCTACCAGAACATCCAAGACGGAAGCCTGGATCTGAACGCTGCAGAATCGGGTGTACAGCACAAGCCATCGGCTCCGCAGGGCGGGCGGCTAACCAGTGAACCCCAGCCCCAGAGAGAAGGCTGCGGCTGCTAG